The Verrucomicrobiota bacterium DNA segment CATTGATCAAAGTGAGCAAGGATGGATCGAAATCGGAAATTGTGGCCAGTGGCTTCCGCGCGCCGAACGGAGTTTGCGTGAACGACAACGGCACCTTCGTGATGAGCGATCAGGAAGGGCACTGGACACCGCAAAACCGGATCAACTGGATCACGCCCGGCGGCTTTTACGGGAACATGATGGGCTACCACGAAGGCCGGAGGCCGGACGATTTCAAGCTGCCGGTGCTTTGGATCCACAAAACGTTCGATCGCTCGCCCGCCGAACAATTATGGGTGACGAGTGATCGCTGGGGGCCGCTCAAAGGCGCGCTGCTCAGTTTGTCCTACGGCACAGGCCGGATTTACAACATCCTTCACCAACGCGTGGGGGACCAGCTTCAAGGCGGATTGGTTGCGTTGCCCATCGCCGAGACGCCGACGGGAATCATGCGCGGGCGGTTTCATTCGGGCGATGGCCAGCTTTACGCCGGCGGTTTGTTCGGTTGGTCCAGCAACAAGACGCGACACGGCGGTTTCTACCGCATTCGATACACAGGCAAGCCGGTCTATGTGCCGGTCGCGCTGCGCGGGACGAAAGAGGGAATGGCCATCACGTTCAGTGGGGCGTTGGATCCTCGGACCGCAGGGGATGCGGAGAACTATGCCGTAAGCCGTTGGACTTACCAGCGGACGGCCAGCTACGGCTCGCAGGATTTCAAGATCAGCCAGAAGGGAGTGGCGGGACGCGATCCTGTCGAAGTTTCGTCGGCCACACTTTCAGCGGACAGAAAGTCAGTTCTGCTCCACATCCCCGACATGCAGCCCTCCATGCAAATGCGGATCAAATACTCCATCACCGCCGCCGACGGCACAGAAATCTCTCAAGTGATCGAGAATACCATTCATGCTGACGGCGCGGGCAGTCCCTTAGCGCGCTGAACTCCCTCTCCTTGTTTAGCGTGGTAAGGACGGATTCCACTCCGTCCCTGACTAATCTTTGAGGCGTCCCTTGAACAGAGAGACGGACAGAGGAAGAACCGGTGGCCTCCGTCGGTCCATCGTCTCGACCGTCTGCCTCGAGGTTTGATTGGGGACGGAGTGGAATCCGTCCCTACCGAGATCGGAAATCCAGAATCCCAAATCAGATCACGCCAGCTTCCACGGCGCGCGATAGGGCCGCGTCAGCAGCTCGCTCGCTTCCGGATCGCCGACGATCTGTTCTTTCGCGGCATCCCACTTGATCTTGCGGCCCGTCAGCATCGCGATCAGGCCGAGGTGACCCGGAATGGCGGAGTGATGCGCGGTTTCGGCCGGCGTGATGGTCGGCTTTCGCGACTTGATGCAATCCACGAAATTGCGCCAGTGATTGAGCGATTGGTAGAGCTTGATCTTCCGCAGGTCCTCCGGCACGGCTCGCCACTTGAGCCATTCCTCGTTCGAGGCCTCGAAGCCGCGACCGAACCCGCCGCGGTTCACCCAAACCCAGCCGTCGGTCCCGATCCATTTTGTCCCGCCGCGGATATCGCTGTGCCCGCCCGCGATGGTCATAGTGATCCCGTCAGGATACTTCAGTTCACAACGGTATTTCGTGGCCGTATTCCACACGGCGTGAGACGGCGGGAATTCGCCCTGGCCTTCGACTTCGGTTGGCCCGGCGTTATCGAAGCCCAGGCCCCAATGCGCGATGTCGCAGTGATGTCCGATCCAGTCCAGCAACTGGCCGCCGGCGAAGTTGTAATTCCAGCGCCAGTTCATGTGCAGGCGGCCTTCGACGTAAGGCATCCATCTCGAAGGTCCAAGCCACGTGTTGTAATCCAACTCCGGCGGGGGATCCGAAACGAACAGCTTGTCCCCGGTGCCCTTAAAATCGTTATGTCCCGCCGGCAGACCGACCTCAACGCGCGTGACTTTGCCGATCAGCCCGTTGCGCACGATTTCGGCGGCCATGTGAAAGTGGGCCTCGGAACGCTGCCACGAACCGGTCTGCCAGATGCGTTGATTCTTCTGCACGGCTTTCACGATGGCTTGCTGCTCGGCGATGGTTCGCGCCAGAGGTTTTTCGCCGAAAATGTCCTTCTTCTGATTCGCCGCCTCGGTGGAGGCGAGCGCGTGCCAATGGTCGGGAATCGCCAGCATCACGGCATCGATGTCCGTTCGCGCAAACATCTCGCGATAGTCGCGGTAGGATTTGCAGTCGTTGTTTTTGTAATGGCCGTTGATGGTATTGAGCGCCTGCTGGAGCGGACGCGTGTCCAGATCGCACGCGGCGACGACCTGACAGTCCTTTTCCGCCATCAACATTTTTGTGTTGTGGGGCCCTTGCATACCCCAGCCGACGATGCCAATAACGATGCGTTCCGATGGCGCGGGCCGGCCTTGCTGGCCCAGCGCGCTGGCAGGAATGATCATCGGCGCGGCGAGCGCGGCACCCGTCGTGGTGAGAAAATGGCGGCGTGAAATGGCTGATTTAAGAGAAGACGGTTTCATAGGTGCGCAACCTTGCTAGATTTCCCCGCGCCGTTCGAGCAGAAAAAAGGAAGAAAGTTTTGACCGAAAGGAATGCGGGCGGTTTGCGAGGTGCATTGCCAGGGACGAGATCCTGAATTATTCTGAGCAAGCGTTCGCCCAAGTCGTTCTTGCGGATCGATTGGGCGCGAGCGCGCGTGGATGCCGCAATGAACCTTTTTCGCACACCGGTTCTCACCCCGGGCCGAGTCGGTCTGGCGTTTGTGCTGGCTCTTGCAGCGGATGCGCTGCAGGTGCTCCTTGGCCCGTTCGGCTGGACGTTCCTCGACGAATTCATCGACTTGATCGCGCTGGTGGGGATCAGTTATCTGATCGGTTTTCATCCGATGCTGCTTCCGACGTTCCTGGTGGAGATCATCCCGATCGTGGATATGTTGCCGACCTGGACGGGGTGCGTCGCCCTGGTTGTGGCGCTGAGGCGCAA contains these protein-coding regions:
- a CDS encoding Gfo/Idh/MocA family oxidoreductase, which gives rise to MKPSSLKSAISRRHFLTTTGAALAAPMIIPASALGQQGRPAPSERIVIGIVGWGMQGPHNTKMLMAEKDCQVVAACDLDTRPLQQALNTINGHYKNNDCKSYRDYREMFARTDIDAVMLAIPDHWHALASTEAANQKKDIFGEKPLARTIAEQQAIVKAVQKNQRIWQTGSWQRSEAHFHMAAEIVRNGLIGKVTRVEVGLPAGHNDFKGTGDKLFVSDPPPELDYNTWLGPSRWMPYVEGRLHMNWRWNYNFAGGQLLDWIGHHCDIAHWGLGFDNAGPTEVEGQGEFPPSHAVWNTATKYRCELKYPDGITMTIAGGHSDIRGGTKWIGTDGWVWVNRGGFGRGFEASNEEWLKWRAVPEDLRKIKLYQSLNHWRNFVDCIKSRKPTITPAETAHHSAIPGHLGLIAMLTGRKIKWDAAKEQIVGDPEASELLTRPYRAPWKLA